Below is a genomic region from Phacochoerus africanus isolate WHEZ1 chromosome X, ROS_Pafr_v1, whole genome shotgun sequence.
catccagcattgttgtgagctgtggtgtaagtcacagatgcagcttagatcccatgttgctgcggctgtggtaaaggcctgagactacagttccaattcgacccctagcctgggaacctccatatggtgtgggtatggccctaaaaagccaaaaaaaaagaagaagaaaaaaaaataggcaaattaaGATTACCTCATTctatttttctcccctcccccattcctcaCCAATCTCTTTCCCTCCCATCTCTTACTTCCTTTGAATACTAAAATTATTCGACTGCTTCCTTGGGAAAGTAGACTCCAAGATCCTCCTACATTGCTTAATCTCTCATTCATCCCTCCAGGGAGCGACTGAGAAAACTCCCAAGGAGTGTGAGAATTATCAACCACATGTAATAAAAAAGGGCTAGGGGTCTTAGCCCTTTCATTATAACTAATGTGCTATGACTCTCCATTCCCACAGGAGAGATTGGTTCTAATAATAAACTCTccaagaatataaagaaataaactgaatttttttgaaagaatgaatagaTTCTAGAGAGTCATGCCCCAGAGCCCTTAGGAAGTTTCTTAATGGAAATGAGAGGCTGAAGAAAGCAAAAGTGAATTTAAAATCACCTTCCATACTAAATTATCTGATAGTTTATTAGGGTCAGTTTCAAATGGCCATGCCTGCCTGtgatttatgtttgtttttgaaatgcataaaataattaGTGACCAAATAAGATACTTTCAATGAGAGAGGTTTACtaaaaagaatagttttaaaaaaaattaatacaactttaAATAGTTCTAATTAATCaggaaaatgttaaagaaaaaagaaaatggggaaaacataatgagctggggattttttttccttcatcaaattattttaaaaaggaagaattcaACTGCTTTCTTTAGGGTCCCTCATCTCTcattctctattttcttccctttttgtaGCCATTTTTTCCTGACTGCACTATGTTAACAGATTCCAAGATCTTTTGAGGCTAAGTGGCACAAAGAGTTTCATCATTTCTGAACTCTTGGTGGATATTTACACCATAATTTACAATGAGGGCATAAGTCAAACTTAGATGTTGTGATCATCATAGTCACTGGAATAAAGTGTTCATGCTTAGCTGAAAGAGGTAATAAACTGATCTGGTTTTGCTGACCTGGGGGCATAAACAATGTTAAGAATCTACTTTTCAGTCCAGGAAAAGGAAACATCACAAGTTCAATGTATTCAATTGCtcagtatgttttctttctttcgttcgttcTTTCATTCGTTTGTtcgttcattctttctttctctctcgctTTCTTTCCAAATCAGGTGAGAGAAGAGTGTTTGAACAGAGTAAGTCAACAAACTTTTAcctggaaataaaaatcattttataaggCAAAACgaccttatttttttcattgttcataTTATAAGGTactgactgggaaaaaaaaaaaaaagcctcagtaACCTTCAATTCACTTCCAGATTAAGAATATTAGGAGCTGAATATAATATCAAATATAAGGCACTTCAGTTCccattactttatttatttattctgagaTAAAGAAGAGTAAAATACCTCTCCCATAATAACACCAAATTGTTGAATCAAGCCTATGAATGCAGATGTCAGCTCCATGCTATTTTGATCACACTATGAACTACATTATGATTCaagtttttgctttatatttagtTTCTCATGGAAAGAGAATGGGACAACATAAGGAACATAAAATCCAACCCATTTTTCTGCCTAAGTAGATAAGATCTTTCTTTCCAGTATAGCTCTTGATGGATGATGACAAATAGAGTAAGAAACTGGAATCATGTACCCAGAAGAACTCTAGAATTACTGTGGACTATTCCTTCTCTTAATAGAACTGACAATTAAGGCCATCATATGCCTATCTCAATATTGTGTGTGAGATGTGAGAGCAGACAACCTTTTTATCTTACAGGTTTTCTTATTAAGAGGAATAAAACACGAGGAAATGCACCTGAAGAGTCACTTTTATGACTAGACCTAATTAAGATCAGAAAGTCCTGGATGTTCATACATTCACATAAGTGGACAGGAGTTTAGTGGTCTTAGAAGGGGTACTTTTTCATGTGAGaagaatgtaaaaattatttgtcCAGGGGGAGGACTAACAAAGTAGATTAAAGATGGCTGCAAATCCTTCACACTGCTTTCATTCAGAGATTCTTTTTGCTTTCCCTTTGAACATGGTCTGGCCTAGAGTTGCTTTGATCTATGAACTATCATAGAAGTGAAGCAGAACTGATACTATATACTGGCCTGGGCCTAGACTTTTAAGAGGACTGGTGCTTCTACTACGGTCTCTTATAAACCTGAGCCAATGCATAAGAAATCTAACTAGGCTAGACATTTTTTGAGCAATATGGAGTGGCTCTGGAAGAGGAGGGTAGGGCAAGAGGGGGGATGGGAACCTGCCAAGACCCCATAGTTTCAAAGGAGTCATCCCAGTCACCCTAGCTATTTCAGCtgataaaatgaagaaacaagccCTACTGTCCTCTGCCTGGATTCCACTGTCTTAGAATTGtaagataaaataatgataaattagtTTCTGCCACTAAATTTTTATGAAGGCTGTTATGCAGTAGTGGATAGCCagagcatatatatatttataggaatTAATTGTGTATAGATGTCATGGCTTTTGCTGGGGCCCAGGACAGTTGCTCCCAGATATGCCTCAATggcatattaattattttgaattaaagttacttaagaaacagCTGATACTAACAAGGAAAGTTAAGAATCTTCTCTCTTTGTAAAAACAGGGATAAATCTTTCATGTAATAAGTGCTCTCCTTGAATTTGAGGGCGAAAGGACACCCTTATCAACAGAGATAGGGAACTTGGGCCAAGTTGCCTGTATAAACAGTGCTTGTTACTTCTTTAATTGACTACCCCAAACCCAAACTCTGCTTAGATTCTTCAGTAATTAAGCACCCAAAGCCTAAGTATCTCTGTCCTGTTAATTCCTCACAAATTTATTGTCTATCTAAAAAGTACAAAAGCTGCCTACTTTGGCTACTTCTTAAGTCCCATTTAGATAGACCTCTGTGCACAAGAAttcaaatatgtttctttttctcctattaaccTACCTTGTGTCAATTTTCTTATTAGACCAGCCATAAGAACTCAAGAGGAGTAGAGGGGAAAATTTTCCCCTCCCTGACACTTGTAAAGAGCACACAATGATCACTGAAGGTTAGAAATActtaataaaatactattttctacTCCCCATCACTACTAAGTTCATTTACTAGAGTCCCATGGACATGACTCATGAGAAAAGATGCTTTGTCAACAATTTGATAAAATACAACTATTaggtttaaaaatagtttttataggAAAGTCACATCAAATGAACTTACCCCAGAAAGCTTATCTGGTTAATTAGTgagaaaatggtaaattttagtaATGTGAGTCATATTCAATTACATAATTTGGAATCACAGATcatgacaatttatttttttccagcagaAAAAGGGACCCATATTGAATTTCTGATTACAGTTCACACCCTGTAGGAAGCTCTCACACTCTCCTTGCCTGTTAGTATTACTGAATCACCCAATTCATGAtttgttttggtattttgtttgttACCTGTTTTGTCTCTGAGTAGACAAAATGTTTCTACCGTATGCGAATCAGTAGTGCCATGTACACTGTCACATAATTATATCCATCTTTATATACTCTTATTCAAAATCAAAACTAGTGTTTAGCTATATACTGGAAAAGTCACAAAATGATATTACAATCACAAACttccctttaaaagaaaagaaaaactggtatACAGCTGTTTCTCAGAAGGTCTCAGTTCTGGAGACACTCCGGGAAGATCGAACATCCGGGTGTCTTTACTAAGCAGCCCCACGCAGCGGCACCagacaggaagaggaggagcttAAAGCAGAACAAACAGGAGGCAACCGTTACAGTTACTGGGCAGACCTCTCAGCCTTCTTAGACTGCAGCTTTCTCAGACTTGAGTTCGTGAGGCCCAGCCTGAGCTCTCAAACACCATGAGTTACAGTCGCCCTCCTTCCAATGTGGACGACATGATCTCCCTCAAGATAGACAACCTGACCTATAGCACCTCACCCAACACCCTGAGGCGTATCTTTGAGAAGTATGGGCGCGTCGGCGACGTGTACATCCCGCGGGACCGCTTCACTAAAGTGTCCCGCGGCTTTGCCTTCGTCCGCTTCCACGACAAGCACCATGCCGAGAATGCCATGGATGCCCTTGACGGGTTCATGCTGGATGGGAGAGAGCTGCGAGTGCAGATGGCGCTCTATAGTCGCACCCGAGACCTCCACCATGGCCGCTACTGGAGAACCCCTCCCCACAGGCAGGAACGCCAGAGTCGGAGCCCGAGGATTCGTCACCACTGTCGTTCCAATAACAGGAGCCTATCTCGATCTCCATCTCAAGGCCCATCTCCCTCCAGGCCCACGAAGTCTCCATCTTGCTCTTATGATAGATCTCCATCAACCTCCAGATCCAGATCTACTCGAAGTTCCAAGTCCAAGTCCTCGGAATCCAGATCTTCCTCAGCAGCCACGTCTCAGTCTAAATCCAGAAGCCCTTCACCAGAAGGAAATTCCAAGTCCTGATCACAACGAAAGAACCCTTCCAATTTTCCTCAAGAGGAAGAAGTGGTGCCAGTCCTTGAAATAAGCCACTAACTGTTCAAAAGGTTATTCTTTAATGTGTTGTGTAACTTTTTACTTGTTTTAAGTTTGCCTCAAGTGGGGAACTTCATTTTATATGGAATTTTTTTGATGCTATTCAAATATCTTTTAAGTTATCAAGGGAAATATTCAAGTTACTATTTGAGTATTTGAGGTaaaaat
It encodes:
- the LOC125118874 gene encoding serine/arginine-rich splicing factor 2-like, coding for MSYSRPPSNVDDMISLKIDNLTYSTSPNTLRRIFEKYGRVGDVYIPRDRFTKVSRGFAFVRFHDKHHAENAMDALDGFMLDGRELRVQMALYSRTRDLHHGRYWRTPPHRQERQSRSPRIRHHCRSNNRSLSRSPSQGPSPSRPTKSPSCSYDRSPSTSRSRSTRSSKSKSSESRSSSAATSQSKSRSPSPEGNSKS